A single Drechmeria coniospora strain ARSEF 6962 chromosome 03, whole genome shotgun sequence DNA region contains:
- a CDS encoding golgi complex component — protein MPDSEDPPPSRGNGGEDGARELPDQNSDDVPLLEEHAGAPSTGTETNTKRHRTVVRDTFEDGSDASSIDASLVDTLPRRVGSPVDSLPSTLGEAPSVQVRLPLFPDSPLQSNRPKGSRVSSPGSSILPSFASRPTPGSPTPTFRPFDRRFQSRITSSASNSPRPSSPAFLSAHSRNVSLSSNLVLDPADSSTTTAPWEVVRWTRLNKLNKQAFSEAGRRNFGSPTCLAVSASIAIGTSKGIILLFDHNQGLKFIIGPGTKAVESGAVTAIAVSADHTTVAGGHANGSIFTWDTAKAARPFLTIPHIDEAQAQSRSADGHVTNMAVVHLGFLGTRHTALVSADDRGMAFSHLATRGTGALGRTVKTTRILGRYPGMPTPAGKPLKPSTVLGFASLPLGNVERKTDAIGLTAMLTPYLLVIVSTTPVAQTQHKSARPKDVPAHSTMTGCLAWFPAVKLKAPDPHTGSDLSKVKLVYCWSNVLTVLDVDEIANENKDHPATLKFRTRSRWKCEEPLVAVQWLGRSVLAVLTISQRLIVLEDRSMRMTESFDLLQKFIYHSDLFSTQLHSLVEQLDEEDESMHGVVADAFYMSFKAYKGRIFLLGFSEVSVGALSNWADRLIAMMEDGDYIGAIRLATSYYTGDADKLTVGLPEDTELRHSMVQDKIVEIITASLKYAFGQRERSSDEADDHHLRQLAETCFTAIQAIGATDYLFDDMYEWYESAAVDGIFHETLEPYILDEAITIAPPVVVRDMVRHYVANGWEGRLEEMICHMQTTTLDLDQITLLCKRHNLYDALTYVWNQALGDYITPAIDLLGLLVPLMTHDGDDGEGYDSVNALKIFPYLSYVLTGRVYPRGEMMEDDSAAKAKSSLYWFFFSGQTVEWPRGSSRRFLTRPGQDSEPAFPYLRLILKFDAPSFLSALNEAFEDSFLNDSPDNQATGGSRMEMAEEQIFGLTINRQYILTILLDVMNPEDFAPEDTIYLDMFIARNLPKFPQYLLFSGSILSNVLSGLCNYPGDDLADDAQLSAEYLLSVHQPADMPALMPLFRRAGFYRILKHIYTTEKQYGKLLTTYFEDTEDLDAVFDCISGCLRPQTGLDTRQLQEVLRVVEEHARDLLQLSPKRAAATLASQDTAVHRHAIESAHDRPDLQYSYLNSLLEPERPTEREDNLDQDLVERYVQLMCKFDPHHVSDYVGAVQSIDLRLENLLPTMEATGVVDAAVVLMARGGQVANAMDRLIRHLHTLESALQGLLGGGDEKGTDEVDIQEPAEELLHGLQKGVHVGIWLCQGQTRTSRRANVVQRKQVPSKDGLSTDEALWLRLIEACVRVTKNLSPAILQAVDDGAVDEGKLPTLLRSLVQHTFTSLLTATSDQGHGGTEAKLLFSTGSNLSFLRILRAFLSQAAASSPNLADLRSVLSSIFSAYAYEESILRLSNRLLERSLFVSVDRAAELRQRGWRPRGSTCEGCGKRVWGPGVAGGAVLEAWEKNQAMEDSSRKARQARAAERARGKPGDAAGKGKGKSLDTRPLSRHTETDGAEAGREAPLEPLVVLACRHIYHRSCLESLQEKQVHSVAGREREYRCPIDGDVRRM, from the exons ATGCCTGATTCAGAAGACCCGCCCCCATCGAGGGGCAACGGTGGAGAGGATGGAGCGAGGGAACTGCCCGATCAGAACAGCGATGATGTCCCGTTGCTCGAGGAGCATGCCggcgcgccctcgacggggACGGAGACAAACACGAAGCGGCACCGCACCGTCGTGCGCGATACCTTCGAGGATGGCTCCGACGCCAGCTCCATAGATGCCAGCTTGGTCGACACGTTGCCGCGACGAGTCGGGAGCCCCGTCGATTCCCTTCCATCGACACTCGGCGAGGCACCATCCGTCCAGGTACGTCTCCCTCTCTTTCCCGACTCTCCCCTCCAGTCTAACCGACCAAAGGGCTCCCGCGTCTCGTCTCCGGGGAGCAGCATCCTGCCCTCGTTCGCCTCTCGGCCCACGCCAGGcagcccgacgccgacctttCGACCGTTCGACAGACGCTTCCAGTCCCGCAtcacctcctcggcctcgaattcccctcgtccctcgtcccccgccttcctctccgcccACAGCCGCAACGTGTCGCTGAGCTCCAACCTTGTCCTCGACCCGGCCGACAGCagtacgacgacggccccCTGGGAAGTCGTTCGCTGGACCCGCCTAAACAAGCTCAACAAGCAAGCCTTCTCCGAAGCGGGCCGTCGCAACTTTGGCTCGCCGACCTGtctcgccgtctcggcctcgataGCGATAGGCACGTCCAAGGGCATAATACTGCTGTTCGATCATAATCAGGGCCTCAAATTCATCATCGGCCCGGGTACCAAAG CCGTCGAGTCGGGAGCCGTGACGGCGATTGCCGTCTCTGCTGATCATacgaccgtcgccggcggacATGCGAATGGAAGCATCTTCACCTGGGACACCGCCAAGGCGGCCCGACCCTTCTTGACCATCCCTCacatcgacgaggcccagGCGCAAAGCCGGTCCGCCGACGGACATGTCACcaacatggccgtcgtccacTTGGGATTCCTAGGAACCAGACACACCGCCCTGGTGTCCGCCGACGATCGAGGCATGGCCTTTTCCCACCTCGCAACCCGAGGCACCGGAGCGCTCGGGAGGACGGTCAAGACGACAAGGATCCTCGGTCGCTACCCCGGCATGCCCACGCCGGCGGGCAAACCGCTCAAGCCGAGTACCGTCCTCGGCTTCGCATCGCTGCCTCTGGGCAACGTGGAGCGAAAAAccgacgccatcggcctGACGGCCATGCTCACCCCCTACttgctcgtcatcgtctccaCCACCCCGGTCGCCCAGACCCAGCACAAGTCCGCGAGACCAAAGGACGTGCCGGCACACAGCACCATGACCGGCTGCCTTGCCTGGTTTCCCGCCGTCAAGCTCAAGGCGCCGGATCCCCACACGGGCTCCGACCTGTCAAAGGTCAAGCTCGTCTACTGCTGGTCCAACGTCCtcaccgtcctcgacgtcgatgaaATCGCCAACGAGAACAAGGACCACCCGGCGACGCTCAAGTTCAGAACCCGCAGCCGCTGGAAGTGCGAGGAGCCCCTCGTTGCCGTCCAGTGGCTCGGCCGTTCCGTCCTGGCCGTCCTCACCATATCGCAGAGGCTCATCGTGCTGGAGGATAGAAGCATGCGAATGACGGAATCCTTCGACCTTCTTCAAAAGTTCATCTACCACAGCGACCTCTTCTCGACCCAGCTCCACAGCTTGGTCGAGCagctggacgaggaagacgagtCGAtgcacggcgtcgtcgccgatgcctTTTACATGAGTTTCAAGGCGTACAAGGGCAGGATATTCCTCCTCGGCTTCAGCGAGGTCTCGGTTGGTGCCCTGTCGAACTGGGCTGATCGCCTCATCGCCATGATGGAGGATGGCGACTACATTGGAGCCATCCGTCTCGCAACCTCGTACTAcaccggcgacgccgacaagctcACCGTCGGCTTGCCCGAGGACACGGAGCTTCGGCACTCCATGGTGCAGGACAAGATCGTGGAAATCATCACGGCCTCGCTCAAGTACGCCTTTGGCCAACGGGAGCGGAgcagcgacgaggcggatgaCCATCACCTGCGGCAGCTTGCCGAGACGTGCTTCACCGCCATCCAGGCCATCGGCGCCACCGATTATCTCTTCGACGACATGTACGAGTGGTACGagagcgccgccgtcgatggaatCTTCCACGAAACGCTGGAGCCCTACATTCTGGATGAAGCCATCACGATAGCgccccccgtcgtcgtcagggACATGGTTCGTCACTACGTCGCGAACGGGTGGGAGGGGAGGCTGGAAGAGATGATATGCCACATGCAAACGACGACGCTCGATCTGGACCAGATCACGCTCTTGTGCAAGCGCCATAATCTCTACGACGCCCTGACGTATGTTTGGAACCAAGCGCTCGGCGACTACATCACCCCCGCCATCGATCTGCTCGGCCTCCTGGTGCCGTTGATGacccacgacggcgacgacggcgaaggctACGACAGCGTCAATGCTCTCAAAATCTTCCCATACTTGTCGTACGTCCTGACGGGAAGAGTGTACCCGAGGGGTGAAATGATGGAGGACGAttcggcggccaaggccaagtcCAGTCTCTATTGGTTCTTCTTCTCCGGCCAGACCGTTGAATGGCCACgcggcagcagccgccggTTTCTGACACGCCCCGGCCAAGACTCGGAGCCGGCGTTCCCATACCTCCGACTCATCCTCAAGTTCGACGCGCCGAGCTTCCTGAGCGCCCTGAACGAGGCGTTCGAGGACAGCTTCCTGAACGATTCTCCCGACAACCAGGCCACCGGCGGTTCGCGAATGGAAatggccgaggagcagatCTTTGGCCTGACCATCAATCGCCAGTACATTCTCACCATCCTCCTCGATGTCATGAACCCGGAGGACTTCGCACCCGAGGACACAATCTACCTCGACATGTTCATCGCCCGCAACCTGCCCAAGTTTCCCCAGTACCTCCTCTTCTCCGGCTCGATCCTTTCCAACGTTCTTTCGGGACTTTGCAACTACCCCGGCGACGACCTGGCGGATGACGCGCAGCTCAGCGCCGAGTACCTCTTGTCCGTCCACCAACCCGCCGACATGCCCGCTCTGATGCCCTTGTTCAGGAGAGCCGGGTTTTACCGGATACTGAAACACATATACACGACCGAAAAACAGTACGGGAAGCTCCTCACCACCTATTTCGAAGACACCGAAGACCTTGACGCGGTATTCGACTGCATATCCGGCTGCCTTCGTCCCCAAACCGGGCTGGACACCCGGCAGCTGCAAGAGGTGctgcgcgtcgtcgaggagcacgCCAGGGATCTGCTCCAGCTCAGCCCCAAGAGGGCCGcggccaccttggcctccCAAGACACGGCGGTTCACCGACACGCGATCGAGTCTGCGCACGACAGGCCCGATCTTCAGTATTCGTACCTGAACTCCTTGCTGGAGCCCGAGAGGCCGACGGAACGCGAGGACAACCTGGACCAGGATCTCGTGGAACGGTACGTTCAGCTCATGTGCAAGTTCGACCCTCACCACGTCTCCGACTACGTGGGCGCGGTGCAGTCGATCGACCTCCGGCTGGAGAACCTGTTGCCGACCATGGAGGCGACAGGCGTCGTGGATGCCGCCGTGGTGCTCATGGCTCGCGGCGGGCAAGTCGCCAACGCCATGGATCGGCTCATCCGTCATCTGCACACGCTGGAATCCGCCCTGCAAGGTCTCctaggcggcggcgacgaaaagGGAACGGATGAAGTGGATATCCAGGAGCCTGCGGAGGAGCTGCTCCACGGTCTGCAAAAGGGCGTTCACGTCGGCATATGGCTATGCCAGGGGCagacgaggacgtcgaggagggcaaACGTGGTGCAGAGGAAGCAAGTTCCTTCCAAAGATGGCCTGTCGACCGACGAGGCGCTGTGGTTGAGGCTGATCGAAGCCTGCGTCAGAGTCACCAAGAATCTGTCGCCGGCCATTCtccaagccgtcgacgacggcgcggtcGACGAAGGAAAGCTGCCGACCCTTCTGCGGTCGTTGGTGCAGCACACCTTCACATCGTTGCTCACCGCAACGTCCGACCAAGGGCACGGCGGGACCGAGGCCAAGCTCTTGTTCAGTACCGGATCCAACCTGTCGTTCCTGCGCATCCTGAGGGCATTTCTCAGCcaggcggccgcgtcgtcgccgaacctcgccgacctgcgCAGCGTTTTGTCGTCCATCTTCTCGGCGTACGCGTACGAGGAGTCGATACTGCGGCTGTCGAATCGCCTCCTGGAGCGAAGCCTCTTCGTGAGCGTCGACCGAGCCGCCGAACTGCGACAGCGCGGGTGGCGACCCCGAGGGTCGACCTGCGAGGGTTGCGGGAAACGAGTCTGGGGCCCCGGCGTCGCGGGCGGTGCCGTGCTGGAGGCCTGGGAGAAGAACCAGGCGATGGAGGATTCGTCGAGAAAGGCCCGACAAgcgcgcgccgccgagcgggCCAGGGGCAAGCCGggtgacgccgccggcaagggcaagggcaagaGCCTCGACACGCGGCCGTTGAGCAGGCACACGGAGACGGATGGAGCGGAGGCCGGCCGCGAGGCGCCGCTGGAGCCGTTGGTAGTCTTGGCCTGTCGACACATTTACCACCGGAGCTGCCTCGAGTCACTGCAGGAGAAGCAGGTGCATTCGGTTGCGGGACGGGAGAGGGAGTACAGGTGCCCGATTGACGGCGACGTGCGGAGAATGTAG
- a CDS encoding Meiotically up-regulated protein 84 protein yields MSLSSEKDEEDGDDYFSENQFSDSSGAEAEESPPRPPSQNYFAPPFYGRPPTPLPPSPSLTSLLRPSRPTTPDASDDENMAPVPRAAPKVPTYEYYGFVLYLFSSLTFLLWLLWSYLPAPFLHGLGIYYYPNRWWALAIPAFLVMTLCYIYIALASYNMEMLTVPLGSVETIVDGAGKLAAIDSKGRLRGSSRRERKCDGNGKLRWREIWNEGTDAVMDIPLAGVCEVLYGEGREEPAREDGAGTGA; encoded by the coding sequence ATGTCCCTGTCCTCGGaaaaggacgaggaggacggcgacgactaTTTCTCGGAGAACCAGTTCTCCGACTCGTCaggggccgaggccgaggagtcgccgccgcggccaccgTCGCAGAACTACTTTGCCCCCCCCTTCTACGGTCGTCCTCCGACGCCTCTgccgccgtccccgtcgcTCACGTCCCTCCTGCgaccgtcgcggccgacgacgcccgatGCGTCGGATGACGAGAACatggcgccggtgccgcggGCGGCGCCCAAGGTGCCgacgtacgagtactacgGCTTCGTCCTGTACCTCTTCAGCAGCCTCACCTTTCTCCTCTGGCTGCTGTGGAGCTACCTCCCGGCGCCTTTCCTGCACGGGCTGGGCATCTACTACTATCCGAACCGCTGGTGGGCGCTGGCGATCCCGGCCTTCCTCGTCATGACGCTCTGCTACATCTAcatcgccttggcctcgtacAACATGGAGATGCTGACGGTGCccctcggcagcgtcgagaccatcgtcgacggcgcgggcaagctcgccgccatcgactcCAAGGGCCGGCTGCGCGGGAGCAGCAGGCGGGAGAGGAAgtgcgacggcaacggcaagcTGAGGTGGAGGGAGATATGGAACGAGGGGaccgacgccgtcatggaCATACCCTTGGCCGGCGTCTGCGAGGTGCTGTACGGCGAGGGAAGGGAGGAACCGGCGAGGGAAGACGGAGCAGGGACAGGAGCGTGA
- a CDS encoding ATP-dependent RNA helicase ROK1: MDILKVLSRGTKRSGSKSGQFGGKVPVSLPSAGTKTNPQLFHDEVRGQKRKRFSEESRPETNADADAELPMVDFFAPKSESAAGNKTSTRETERGMSPAPSPAPAKKMSEDECRQLLRSHRLKITLLSKAERQKKVKKAKKKKAAVEAKEKKEQLFPQPLESFVELCDTFGVSRRVSENLLQQGYRVPTEVQLGSLPLLLRPDMALPGEEAFESGVDFLAVAPTGSGKTISFLIPAVNDIMRRRAEGAVRGVHELEAVIVAPTRELAYQIANEGRKLVQGTGIRVVGMRKGMRLAAAAQYATSEAEASPKDEVDDEDAADEKYGADEDGNGNGNGNGDKDEDEDEDEDEDEDEDEDEEEEEEEEEEEEEGEEVDAKAQKGGKGAAKKQKTLTKADILVTTPLLLLNLLSPGPSGTAQVLPSVRRLILDEADVLLDPLFREQTMGIWTACTNADMTVSCWSATMGSNIESIVGEAIQSRAATLATTPKPLVRLVVGLKDTAVPNVVHKLTYTASEQGKLLALRQLLHPTASDDGGPPLRPPFLVFTQTIERAMALHEELKYDIPLEAGGSARIAALHSSLPDPVRAAIMRRFRAGEIWILITTDVLARGVDFAGVNGVVNYDVPGSSAVYVHRVGRTGRAGREGGVAVTFYTKEDIPFVKTVANVIAVSEKQAGKCGDDAGVQKWLLDALPKVSKNDRKTLKEKGIEARRSGAGSKITSQSGYERRKENNRRAAIEGHKKRRPTEHDDDDEEWAGLGE; the protein is encoded by the coding sequence ATGGATATTCTCAAGGTCCTGTCGCGCGGGACGAAAAGATCCGGCTCGAAAAGCGGACAGTTCGGCGGCAAGGTGCCGGTTTCACTGCCTTCGGCCGGCACCAAGACGAACCCCCAGCTCTTTCATGATGAAGTGCGAGGCCAGAAAAGGAAGCGATTTTCCGAAGAGTCTCGACCAGAGACGAATGCGGATGCGGATGCGGAACTCCCCATGGTCGACTTCTTCGCGCCCAAGAGCGAGTCTGCTGCGGGGAACAAAACTTCGACGCGCGAGACGGAGCGTGGCATGagcccggcaccgtcgccggcaccggccaaGAAGATGAGCGAGGACGAGTGTCGTCAGCTTCTGCGGTCGCATCGTCTCAAGATTACGCTCCTGTCCAAGGCCGAGCGGCAGAAGAAGGTCAagaaggcgaagaagaagaaggcagcggtcgaggcgaaggagaagaaggagcagCTGTTCCCGCAACCGCTCGAGTCGTTCGTCGAGCTTTGCGACACCTTTGGCGTTTCCCGCCGCGTGTCGGAGAATCTCCTCCAGCAAGGCTACCGGGTCCCTACCGAAGTGCAACTGGGAAGCTTGCCGCTGCTTCTGCGGCCGGACATGGCCCTCCCAGGCGAGGAGGCTTTCGAAAGTGGCGTCGatttcctcgccgtcgcgccgacAGGAAGCGGCAAGACAATCAGCTTTTTAATACCTGCCGTCAACGACATCATGCGACGCAgagccgagggcgccgtTCGAGGAGTGCACGAGCTTGaagccgtcatcgtcgcgccgacgcgagaGCTCGCCTATCAGATCGCCAACGAAGGACGCAAGCTCGTGCAAGGAACTGGCATCAGGGTTGTCGGCATGCGGAAGGGCATGCGACTTGCCGCTGCTGCGCAGTATGCGACGTCCGAAGCCGAGGCCAGCCCCAAGGATGAggtggatgacgaggacgcaGCAGACGAAAAGTATGGCGCAGACGAAGACGGAAACGGAAACGGAAACGGAAACGGAGACAAagatgaggacgaggacgaggacgaggacgaggacgaggacgaggacgaggacgaggaagaggaagaggaagaggaagaggaagaggaagagggagaggaggtgGATGCAAAGGCGCAGAAAGGTGGCAAGGGTGCTGCAAAGAAGCAGAAAACGCTGACAAAGGCCGATATTCTGGTTACGACGCCTCTCCTGCTGCTCAACCTCCTCTCGCCAGGACCGAGCGGCACAGCCCAGGTTCTGCCCTCGGTTCGCCGCCTGatcctggacgaggccgacgtcctTCTCGACCCGCTCTTCCGCGAGCAGACGATGGGCATCTGGACGGCGTGCACCAACGCCGACATGACCGTCTCCTGCTGGTCGGCCACGATGGGCTCCAACATCGagtccatcgtcggcgaggcgatCCAGTCTCGGGCAGCGACTctcgcgacgacgcccaAGCCCTTGGTgaggctcgtcgtcggcttaAAGGACACGGCGGTGCCGAACGTGGTGCACAAGCTTACCTAcacggcgagcgagcaaggcaagctgctggcgctgcgaCAGCTGCTTcacccgacggcgagcgacgacggcggcccgcCGCTTCGGCCGCCCTTCCTCGTCTTCACCCAAACCATCGAGCGGGCCATGGCACTGCACGAGGAGCTCAAGTACGACATCccgctcgaggccggaggCTCGGCGCGGATAGCCGCCCTGCACAGCAGCCTCCCGGACCCGGTCCGCGCCGCCATCATGCGCAGGTTCCGAGCCGGCGAGATCTGGATCCTCATCACCACGGACGTGCTCGCGCGCGGCGTCGACTTTGCCggcgtcaacggcgtcgtcaacTACGACGTTCCCGGCTCGAGCGCCGTCTACGTGCACCGCGTCGGACGGACGGGTCGAGCCGGTCGCGAGGgtggcgtcgccgtcaccttCTACACCAAGGAAGACATCCCCTTCGTCAAGACGGTGGCcaacgtcatcgccgtcagcGAGAAGCAGGCGGGCAAgtgcggcgacgacgccggcgtccagAAGTGGCTGCTCGACGCCTTGCCCAAGGTGAGCAAGAACGACAGGAAGACGCTGAAGGAGAAGGGGATCGAGGCTCGGCGGAGCGGGGCCGGGAGCAAGATCACATCCCAGAGCGGCTACGAGCGGCGCAAGGAGAACAACAGACGGGCCGCCATCGAGGGACACAAGAAGAGGCGACCGACggagcatgacgacgacgacgaggagtgGGCTGGGCTGGGGGAGTGA
- a CDS encoding putative lysyl-tRNA synthetase, which yields MRTTNCLRLARQSLTPSLCSESRPRRILPSNFTPTPPCHTPRLQAPSRAYSAAPDADGSLKVSRFASELESRESVSPFKQQRQDELRQDQQSEEPLYPDPYPRFDSTGRKSVPQFLEDFHERLSDENVTLTGRIRSKRVVGKSLIFLDIVNEFQKVQVMINKSKCVSEKNRRIHKFALFKHLIQVGDHISVTGIATRTNSGEPTLDARQLPELLSPSMEQIPETLKDAKTRMQERHVDMLVNREVLDVLRLRAEITKHMRDHFHSKRFLEFQTPILAENAGGAVARPFATQATEFRNRDLALRIAPELWLKRLVVGGVDKVFEIGPAFRNEGVDTTHNPEFTMCEFYSAYANLPDLIAETEELLCSLAKRSQELISSQLTSLPAIDLTRFVRPFRQVEFIPALEEATGIRFPKLTAEDALPELLAVLKLAGINLPGEVPSSLPKLLDRLAAVYVEPMSFNEPLFITNQPVCMSPLAKSFLCPKTYQLVSARAELFVGGRELANMYEEENDPEEQKRKLAAHRNLVNRPDGGVGFEQKPSDKGVVSTEASMDADEWAMSPLDQSYVKTLDYALPPTGGWGCGVERLVMLFSGANRISDCLSFGTLRNVVGRSTDDRDGLAK from the exons ATGAGAACGACCAATTGCCTCCGGCTGGCTCGCCAGTCCTTGACGCCCAGCCTTTGCTCGGAGTCGCGTCCCCGACGCATTCTTCCGTCCAATTTCACGCCGACACCACCTTGCCACACACCTCGCCTGCAGGCTCCTTCTCGGGCCTATTCGGCCGCACCTGATGCCGATGGCAGCCTCAAGGTGTCGAGGTTCGCTAGCGAGCTGGAATCACGCGAAAGCGTGTCGCCCTTCAAGCAGCAGAGGCAGGACGAGCTTCGGCAAGATCAGCAAAGTGAAGAGCCGCTCTATCCAGATCCGTATCCCCGTTTCGACTCGACCGGGCGCAAGAGTGTCCCCCAGTTTTTGGAAGATTTCCATGAGCGTCTCTCGGACGAAAACGTGACATTGACCGGCCGCATTCGATCCAAGCGGGTCGTCGGCAAGTCGCTCATCTTCCTCGACATCGTGAACGAGTTCCAGAAAGTGCAGGTCATGATCAACAAGAGCAAGTGCGTGTCGGAGAAGAATAGAAGAATCCACAAATTTGCCCTCTTTAAGCATCTGATACAAGTCGGCGACCACATTT CCGTCACCGGCATCGCGACACGTACCAATAGTGGCGAACCCACGCTCGATGCGAGACAGCTTCCTGAGCTCCTGTCGCCGTCCATGGAGCAAATACCGGAGACGCTCAAGGATGCCAAGACGAGGATGCAGGAGCGTCATGTCGACATGCTCGTCAACCGAGAGGTCCTTGATGTCCTGCGACTGCGCGCCGAGATCACCAAGCACATGCGAGATCATTTCCACTCGAAACGTTTCCTCGAGTTTCAGACGCCCATCCTGGCCGAGAACGCAGGtggtgccgtcgcccgcccGTTTGCCACGCAGGCGACCGAGTTTCGGAACAGGGACCTGGCCCTTCGGATAGCCCCCGAGCTGTGGCTCAagcgactcgtcgtcgggggtGTCGACAAGGTCTTTGAGATTGGCCCTGCCTTTCGCAACGAGGGCGTCGATACCACCCACAACCCCGAGTTCACCATGTGCGAATTCTACAGCGCCTACGCCAACCTTCCCGACCTCATCGCCGAAACCGAGGAGCTTCTCTGCAGCCTGGCCAAGCGTTCCCAAGAACTCATATCCTCCCAGCTCACCTCCCTACCCGCCATCGACCTGACCCGTTTCGTTCGACCATTCAGACAGGTGGAATTCATCCCCGCCCTCGAGGAGGCCACTGGGATCCGCTTTCCGAAGCTcaccgccgaggatgccctCCCCGAGCTGCTTGCCGTCTTGAAGCTCGCCGGAATCAATTTGCCGGGTGAGGTTCCAAGCTCGCTGCCGAAGCTACTCGACCGCTTGGCGGCCGTGTATGTGGAGCCTATGTCCTTCAACGAACCGCTTTTCATCACAAACCAGCCTGTGTGCATGTCTCCACTCGCCAAGAGCTTCCTGTGCCCCAAGACATACCAGCTCGTCTCCGCTCGCGCCGAgctcttcgtcggcggcagggagCTGGCCAACATGTACGAGGAGGAGAACGATCCGGAGGAGCAGAAGCGCAAGCTGGCTGCTCATCGCAACCTGGTCAACCGGCCAGACGGCGGTGTTGGCTTCGAACAAAAGCCGTCGGACAAAGGCGTCGTGTCGACGGAGGCCTCGATGGATGCTGATGAGTGGGCCATGTCTCCGCTCGATCAGAGCTACGTCAAGACATTGGATTACGCTCTCCCGCCCACCGGCGGTTGGGGTTGCGGCGTCGAGCGCTTGGTGATGCTTTTCTCGGGCGCAAACCGCATAAGCGACTGCCTGAGCTTTGGCACGCTTAGAAACGTGGTTGGGCGGTCGACGGACGACAGGGACGGCTTGGCAAAGTGA
- a CDS encoding actin, which yields MAANLPRWWWNANCSTADEVSALVLDPGYCSTRAGYAGEDVPKSILPSFYGHVTSEPQRDLFGDECLIPRADFEVRNYMNKDSVVEDWEVASKMWEHMLVNRLQPERPTPPSKNGLNDDVKDKDDKDGEGDVHMEEAESLEKPLQESPVLMTEAPWNTAKSREKAIELIMENWGCPAFWLSRTPVLAAFGAGKATALVIDVGGSNTSVTAIHDGMVLKRSIQRSPVGGLWLSSQIRSLWETSEPKVNLVPTFMVENKTAVDALAPAQARLRDFSYPISSSFRAYEDERVITEFKESVVEVWRGPGRYSAPGNEEYIKTQPGRVFEMPDGYNQMWREQRFKATEGMWDETSGYPLPESDRLTKSQTIPELIRASLNAVDVDLRGNLLANVVVTGSTSLINGFNDRLNNELMTMYPGLKVKIHAAGLTSERRFGAWIGGSILASLGTFHQMWISRKEYEEHGAGIVEKRCK from the coding sequence atggccgcAAACCTccccaggtggtggtggaatgCTAATTGTTCGACGGCAGATGAGGTTTCCGCGCTTGTGCTCGACCCTGGATACTGCAGCACGCGCGCAGGGTACGCGGGCGAAGACGTCCCCAAATCGATCCTGCCCTCCTTCTACGGTCACGTCACCAGCGAGCCGCAGCGGGACCTGTTCGGCGACGAATGCCTCATCCCGCGCGCCGACTTCGAGGTCCGCAACTACATGAACAAGGACAGCGTGGTCGAGGACTGGGAGGTCGCGTCCAAGATGTGGGAGCACATGCTCGTCAACCGCCTGCAACCCGAGAGGCctacgccgccgtcgaagaaCGGGCTCAACGACGATGTgaaggacaaggacgacaaggacggcgagggagacgTCCAcatggaggaggccgagTCGCTCGAGAAACCGCTGCAGGAGAGCCCGGTGCTGATGACGGAAGCGCCGTGGAACACGGCCAAGTCGAGAGAGAAGGCCATCGAGCTCATCATGGAGAACTGGGGGTGCCCGGCCTTCTGGCTGAGCCGGACGCCGGTGCTCGCCGCGTTTGGTGCCGGAAAGGCGACGGCGCTGGTGATTGACGTCGGCGGCTCCAACacgtcggtgacggcgatCCACGACGGCATGGTCCTCAAGCGGTCCATCCAGCGATCTCCCGTCGGCGGTCTCTGGCTGTCGTCCCAGATCCGTAGCCTGTGGGAGACGTCGGAGCCCAAGGTCAACCTCGTGCCGACGTTCATGGTGGAGAACAAGACGGCTGTCGATGCCCTCGCACCGGCTCAGGCGCGTTTGCGGGACTTTTCGTACCCCATCAGCAGTTCCTTCCGGgcgtacgaggacgagcgggTCATCACCGAGTTCAAGGAGTCGGTCGTGGAAGTCTGGCGAGGGCCCGGCCGGTACAGCGCGCCCGGAAACGAAGAATACATCAAGACACAGCCCGGTCGGGTGTTCGAGATGCCCGACGGCTACAATCAGATGTGGCGCGAACAGCGGTTCAAGGCGACGGAGGGCATGTGGGATGAGACTTCGGGATACCCGCTCCCGGAGTCGGACCGGCTTACCAAGAGCCAGACGATTCCCGAGCTCATCCGGGCCAGcctcaacgccgtcgacgtcgacttgCGAGGCAACCTGCTCgccaacgtcgtcgtcaccggcaGCACCAGTCTCATCAACGGCTTCAACGACCGACTGAACAATGAGCTGATGACCATGTACCCAGGTCTCAAGGTCAAGATCCACGCGGCCGGGCTGACGAGCGAGCGACGGTTCGGCGCCTGGATCGGCGGCAGCATCCTGGCCAGCCTGGGCACCTTCCATCAGATGTGGATATCGCGGAAGGAGTACGAGGAGCAtggcgccggcatcgtcgagaaGAGGTGCAAGTAG